The DNA region TCCGAGGAGTCAGAGTCCAGACATGCAGTTAGATACAAGTTTATTGGTGGAGCTGCAGTGGGGTCCTCCCCCACACTGGGGGGAAGCCAAGGATACAGCACCAACAGAGGGATGAACAGACAGACCCCTTAATGGATATACAGGTAGAGCAGACTCAGAGGCCAGCACAGCCACACAGGTACAAAGACACACAAGGCCACAGcaccaaagaacacacacacacacacaacagacaaaACCAcagggctgggacacaggaacaaAGTGCAGGCTGCGGGGCCCCTGCATAGACAGAGCAAGGATCACGTGGGGAGGGGGCCCCTGATGACCTCCCCAGGCATAGGCACACGAACaccacacagacaggcagatgtccccagctagccagccagcctgccacAAGGACACATGAATTTCACAGAAAGCATGACTCTCCGAAGCCATGTGGAGCGTGGATGGTGGGGCTCCCACAGCCCACAGCCCTAAACTGCTTACAACTTATTCAGTCTGATCCTCCCCTCCCCCGACTtcctctcatatacacacacacacactttggtctTGACCACGGGGGcggggggctggggctggggcattTGGCAGGTGGAAGGTGGAGAGAAGATGGTCCCTTCTGTGATGGGGAGGCAGGTGCTGAGAGTCCATGGCTGAGTCTGGGCCTGgcagtggggtgaggggtggggcgaGGCTCAGGCTTGGGTGGGTTCCCGGCAGAGCGAACACCGGGCCATCTCAGGCTGGTATTGCTCCACCTGCAGGGTGCAGCTGGAGAATCCAAACCGGGAATAGAGCCGCGATGAGGCCTCGGCCAGGACAGCTTCAGGGTCAGCCGTGGAGTCTGTGGGAGGGCGATAAGAGGCGGCTCCGTCCCTGGGGAGCCGGGCACAGCCCAGGGCTGTGATAAGGAGCGGAGGGGCCGAGCACAGCACAGCCCCAAAGGACTGAACAGGGCTCTTCATTTTCCTCCCGCATCACTGCATTACAGGAGCAGCGTAAAATTGTAAAGAAAACGTGAGGGAGATTCCCTCCAGTGGGCCATGCTAACATGTCAGACTGTGCCCAGCTACCTAGTCCTGTCTGCCTTTGGGCATCAATATACAGCTTGACAGTTCAGCAGCCACACCACCGTCTCTCCAGGACAAGCCAGATGTTAAGTATCCTGCCCCACTGTCCCTCTTGAGTAACCATCCAACATCCCACAAGTTATGATatttttggcatccaaattgcatGCCTCTGATTGCTTCTTGCATCTGGGAGAGACTCAAAAACCCTTTGTCAGCTCATGAGtcactgtatatatattttaatagttgaatcataatgtagatataatttatattcagcttttttttttcctcctcaagtaTTATACCACAAACATTTTCCCTAGTTGCCATACAGGCTTCATAATCACCACTTTAAATAGCAACGTGATACCCTGCTGCGTGGCGCCCGCCACAATCACCAAACTACGTCCTTCAGGTGCTGGTAACATTTTAAAGGCACCAGGTCCCCATGAGGCTTCAGAAACGGTATTGCAGTGCCCACGCCTGCTTGTCTccagagtatgtgtgtgcatgagtatgcacACGAATGTGtgtcagagagacacagagagaggtcaagaaaaccaaaacaggaaGAGTATTTCATACGTgaaatcctggcactcaggaggctgaggcaggacgatcttagggacagcctgggctacgtagtgagactcgGTCTCAAACAAACAATGCCTCAACACGCCAGGCTATCACCACAGGTAGGGTTAGCCTTGACTTACCAATAGCCAGGTGTGCAGAGGCGACATGGTAAGCAAGCCCGGCTATCGCCACAGGTAGAAGCAGAGGGGCCTGGGCTAGCCTTGACTTACCAATAGCCAGGTGTGCAGAGACAACATGGTAAGTAAGCGTCAGGGCCCACAGGTGGAGATCATGGGTCGCTCGGACTCCGGGCACTGACAGCAGTGTGTCCCTTACAGGTTCAAACCCCATGCTGGGAGGGGCACCTGCAACCAATGCCACCGTGTTGCCGCCAGGGCCCGTCCAGGAGCAGcgccccccccctgcccccgccccgaCTCCACTCTCCCAGTCCCATTCTCCCCCACCCTGTTGACCTCTTTCTGGCAACAGCCCTCCTGAAGCAACTTTCTCCCAGTTTTAGAGAAGGGGCGGGTGCCGAGGGAGCCCCCGGGGCGGGAGCACCAGTGTTGAATTCACCTTCCATGAGGATGCGGAGCACGTCTCGAAGGGTAGGCGCTGTGGACCCAAGGGCACAGATAGAGAAGAGGAAAGTGCTGATTGGGTCAGCCGCCTTGTACTGAGGCTGTAGAGAGAGCGATACCTCTTAGAGAAGGCTCTAGGGCCATGTTGGCCAGCGGAACCTGAAGGGATCCTGAGACTCTCGCGGAGGGGGAAGCAGACATGACCCAGAGTTGGGAGAGGCTCTGCGAAGCTAGAAGCTGAGGTGAATAAAGCAGAGGGTGCCAGGAGAAGGGGGTGGGATGCAGAATAAggaggggagactgaggcagcctcCACGACAGTACCTTGAAGTAGATGAGGATGGAGGCAACCAGGACCCCCAGGCTCTGAAGGAGATCTCCCAGTACATGCACAAAGGCAGCCCGGACGCTGGTATTTCCCAGGGACAGGGGGTATCCTTGGCCCTCCTCCAGTGGTGCATACCCTCTACCCCTAGATCCATGGCTGTGGGAAGGCCCAGTCTGATGCAGCACAAAGGCCATtctgaaggagaaggagagaggttcAGCCAGATGATGGCCTGTTCTTGCCCCTCCTCCAGTGGCGCGTACCCTCTACCCCTAGATCCATGGTTGTGGGAAGGCCCAGTCTGATGCAGCACAAAGGCCATtctgaaggagaaggagagaggttcAGCCAGATGATGGCCCGTTCTTGGCCTCCCCTCCGGCACCCACCGCCACCCGTTTCCCATCCCAGAAATCTAGCACTATCTCAGAGAAAACTTATGCTGTCAGGGGCAAAAGATACTGGACATGGGGCCAGAGGTGGGGATTCGGGCCCTGGCCCTGCTGTGTGACTCGTCAGTTGGCCCCCTGGCACATCTCTTACAGGATACTGGGAAGTAAAACTAGTGTTCATGGATTGATCGACTCAGATAGACCATGCTGATAAAAGTAGGGCCTTATCCAGTAAGCCCTCAGCAAGTGTCTCCCGGCTGACTGTCTCTCCCCCAGGTACCCCCAGTGAAGCTCTACTATGCTGGAAGAaggccctgcctctctctctagaCCCCACTTGGTGCCCACTCCACCCTGGGACACATACAGCATATTGGCACAGACAGCGATGCTGGCGGTCAGCAGCATGGCACCGGCCTCGATGTGGTAGTCACTATGCAGCAGGCGGTTGAAGGCCAGGTACAGCAGGACGCCGGTGACCATCCAGAGGGAGATCACAGAGGCCAGAGCCCCCAGAGTCTCTGCAGGGGAAGAACGGCTGTCAGGTCAGGGCCCTAAGACGcgggcagggctggggtgggcacTGAGTCACGCAGGGCCTTACCGGAGCGGTGCCAGCCAAAGGTCATGGTTCGGGTGGCTGGCCGAGAGGAGAGCCAGAGGGAGAAGAGGCTGGCTACCATGCTGCCTACATCTGCCAGCAAGTGAGCGGCGTCGGTCATAATGGCCAAGCTGTGTGCCAAATACCCACCTAGGAAATGTGCAGCATGTGAGGTGTGGAAAagaaagcgggggtggggggggggagacacaccAAAAAGAGACCGGGGTTTACTCGGGCGATAAGATTACaagtacttgttttattttttatttttttcgagacagggtttcttggtgtagcccaggctggcctcaaactcacagagacccgcctgcctctgcctcccaagtgctgggattaaaggcgtgcgccaccgcccgtCTGATTACAGGTCATTTTTTTCTAGTCTTTCCACAGTAATATATTTGATTTTCATAACAAGAGactagagttcttttttttttttttggtttttcgagacatggtttctctgtgtagctttgcgcctttcctggaactcacttggtagcccaggctggcctcgaactcacagagatccgcctggctctgcctcccgagtgctgggattaaaggcgtgcgccaccaccacccggcgagacTAGGGTTCTTAAAATGCCAGTTCACACAGAGCCTGGCCCCACAAACGCCGTGCTGGTTCATCCTGAatcccccccctccgcccccgtCCCCCCCACATGTTCTGTCCTTGCTAGTCCCTCCCAgcccttctctttccctgcttGCTTGGCCTAGGAAGTACAGAATATGGACTGGAGGGGTGTCCCCCGCCCCAACTTACCAACCACCTCCCCGGCCATGAAGATTAAGCACACAGCACAGGCAGCATACAGTTGTCTCCGAGCTCGCAGCCTCTCGGGGGAAAGGCCCGACTGCGCCTGGGCGTTCTTATGGCAATGGTGGCGGGCCATCCCCTCAAGCTTGGGCTCCTCAGGTAGGGGCTCGGAGGGCTCTGTGAAAAGACTGAGGCGGGAGACATGTTCACCCTCGAGCTTGAGCCCAGAACGGACCCGGGGCCTGCCTGAGCAGATGGGCCCACCTCTGCCCCTTTGCTAGACCCAGTCATGCCCGGAGCTTTGCGGGCATGTGGgggctctctctccttccatacaCAGGGTCACAGGCTCCCATATCTGCAAAGTAAAGGCTAATGTTTTAACGGATGGATGTGAAATCTCCGCCCAAGGGAGAGAGCCGGGGGGAGCCGCACAGCTGGCAGGTGGTGGAGCTGAGACTAGGTACTGACCAAATCCTATACTACGAGAGGCACCCCAGGACCGGAAAACCAACGGCCACTCCTCCTGAATGACGTGAGTTCTTGGTGAATGGAACAAATGTGGACTAGACACGATGACACACAGCAGAAGGCAGATGTTGCTGCCGGAGGAATTCTGACGTTCTCAAATGAGTTCTAGTGGAGGAGATCACAGAAACCACATGAGAAAGGCCTTGAACAATGGGGGGATTTTGACAGAGACAGTCAAAGCGCCAGAGGAACACGAAAGAAAGTTGGTGTGAGAGCATGGCACACACAAACCCGCTTCATGCATCTCTCCTTAGCTTTGCTCCAATGCCTCGGTTCCCACATCCTAACTGTCCTTTCCTCTCAAGCCAGGAGATACAAGTGAGGTGCTTTGAAAGGGGAGTAGAAACTGGCGTGATGACTCatgtctgcagtcccagcacatgggaagttgaggcaggaggatcaagagttgaaGGCTAGCCCTGAACACAGACCAGGGGAGCAAGCAGGGTTGTCACAGGAGGGGGGTTTCCTGGCGGCTACATCTGGGGTGGTAGCGACAGCAATGGATTTGGAGTCCAGTATGCCCACACGTCCCTTGACAATAGGGACGGGGCCTTACCCAGGGACACCACAGGTAGGACTCCACCTGACTCTGTTTGGGATCTGCTCTAGCCCAATTCTCATGGCCCCCACTGTCCTTCCGGTACCCCAGCAAGTTAAGGACAAATTAAAGGACCTCAACCCAGAAGACGGTCCTGAAATACAGGAGTGACATTATCCCTGTGGGAAAATGACCCCAGCAGGAGACGGGAAGGGGCGCTGGCAGCCAGGGGACTACAGAGAACAGTGCTGAAGGGGTGAGCCGAGGTTTGGGGGTATCCAGCGGTTATGGGGGAACCTCAGGAGTGGAAAGGCAGgtgtatttcttaatgaaaagCCCCTTCCTAGCCTGAGAATGAGTGTGCATAATTCTGGTGTCCCcagaagagagaggcagggaggtgaCAGTGGCTTTAGAGACCCTCTTTGTTCGTTCCACAAGGAATGGCAAGCAGTAGCCAACACAAGGGACCCCAGCCTGGTGGGAGACAAATGCATAATATGGCTTCTaccagggagaggctggggggggggtttctaAACAAATCAATTTGGGGCACGGAGGGGGGGAGTGACTGACTTAAATGGGATGTAGAGGGTATCAGAGGGAGACACACGTCATAGAAGATGCTCCTGACAGGTGGAATTATAATGACAAGGTATGCAGCTTGGAGTGTAAGCACGGTGCTGGATGAAGGGCGGAGGAAAGAGGCTTGAGGGAGGGGTCCACTGGTGGACCGTGCACATATCTTCATGTTGAAATGACCTTGATGGTGGAGTGCGGGACAGAGGACATGGAAGAGTCTAGAATGGGTCTGCCCGGATGCTCTGCCAGGCACGGCATCCGAGGAGGGTCAGGTAAACAGGCAGGGCCTCGGAAAATCCCGCAGGATCTGGTGACTAATGGTCATATGAGGATGAAAATGGTCCAGGGGATGAAGATGCaatctgaagaggaaacagatgcTGGGCAGTTGGGAGTCTGTAGCCAGCCGCCTTCCGCGGGCTCATAAGACGCAACACGACCAGCCATGGCTGTAGCCACCCATCAACAGGCTGCCCTTTTGTTTGGTATCAAGTGGGCACTAAAGGGGCCTCTCTGCTGGGGTGCGGAGGGTGGCTACATTTTGTCCATGGCTGGAGGCTGTTTTCCTCCCTGGCCTTCTGAAATCccccaacaaacaacaaaaacgaTATAGCGTGGGGGCAAACAGTGAGGCCTGGAGAATTCCTTAGGCAAGTGAGAGGGGCTGATGCAAAGCCAAAGGGTATCGGAAGCGATGCCAGGGCCCCAGCTGGAGCCCCACAGCTGCCCACCACTGCAGTCCCCTGCAGAGAGAATCCTTCCTTCGTTCTGACCCCATTCCCCCCACCCACTCAGGTTCAAGGCCCCCCTCCCAAGGAAAGAACTGGAAACACACAGAAGATCACAACGGAGACAAAAGGAGAGGGCTGGGAGGGAAATAGATGGAGGGAGATGGAAGAACGGAAAGCCAGAGACCCTGTCAAATTCCAGAGACAAACGGACGGTCAGACAAAATGGCTAGCGGAGGTGGCCAGGGAGGGCCTGTCGCCGTGGCCGCTCCGAGATGGCAGGGCAGACggagccggcggcggcggcgggcgcgggaGGCCCGCAGGGTGCGGGGGAGGTTCTGCCGCCGCCCCCGGCCCGCTGTCCCGGCCGCTCGGCGCCTCATTTCACACCTCGCCGCCCCCGGCCCCGTCTGTGCGGAGCCGGGAATACCCCCCGCCGCCCAGCCCGCACCTGCTCCTTCCTCGCCGCCCCCTCGCTTCCTCGCGGCCGCCCGCTGAGCCCGAGCCGATCCCCGGAGCCGGTGCCCACCACTGGCCGCCCGCTGGATGGGGCGCCCCGAGCCCGAGGCCTAAAGCCGGGGTTCCGAGGCCGGGAGGCGAGGCTCAAGGGGCAATGCGGACCTCGCCGTAGCTGGCCCGCTCGGTCCGACGGAGCGGCGGCTGCTCGCTCGTAGCCCGGGCCGCGGCGGAGGCGGCGCAGGGGTCGGGCGGCTTGGGGCGCCGCGGCAGGGGACTTGCTGCACCTGGCCTCGAGAAAATGGGGTGTCGGGCAGAGGCGAGCCGGGGACGGGGGCGGGCTGCGGCCGGCCGATCGGCTCGCCAAGTCTGGGGACCCCGGGGCGCTGGGGAGGTGGGCCGGGCCCGCGCAGAGGGAGACAACGAAATGGGCCGATGGCATGAGTCCGGTGGCCCCGGGCTGAGAGCCAGCCCGGGTCTGTCCTACCTCTTCAACCgcaggccgccgccgccggcgctGCTACGCTCTCCCGCACCCACGAGGCGGGTGGTCTCTGAGCCTCCGGTGGCGGGAGAAGGCTCCATGTCCCCGCTGCCCCGGCCGTCTAGGCCGCACGGAGGGGGAGAGGCGGGCCCGGCCTTGTGCCAAATCCGAGCGGCCCGAGGACCACCCGGACTCCCCGCAGGGCCGTGGGGCCACCAGAGTGGAGGGAACTGCGGCGACTGTGGCGCTCCGAGTCCCAACTGCAGAGCCCGCGGCGGCGGGAGCCCCGCCCCACGTGGGGCGAGCTCCCCAAACCCCGCCTCCAGGCTccggagtctctctctctctctctctctctctctcccacacttaAGACCCGCCTCCAGGACCCGCCCCTAAACCAGAGACCCGTCCACCCGGTCCCCCCCCGCCGCGCGCCAAATCGTGGGGTGGGGTGCGGGAACCACCACGGTGCCCTGCCTGACACTGGGGTTCCAGCCAGcgctccatctccccagcccctcccttgcCCGAGTCCCGCCCACCAGTTCCTAGCCTGGCTCTTCTCACCCGGGGACCCCTCTGGCACCAAACTTTTGGAAGAGACACTGCCCTACGCAAGAGGGCTTAGGGGCGTCGTCCCACCACCCAATCACTTTGTGGCTCTGGCCCCCACgcggaggcagaaacaggtgccAAATCGatctggagagaaacagagagaatctGGGGTGAGCGGTGACACATTCCCAAACAACTCCACGGACTCCAGCCAGAAATCCCACTGTGGAGGCTCTGGAATAGGAATTCATGAGCAAAATCTGCTCCCAAGCACTGTACCGCTaattaccatttatttttatacgGCGACTTCGGGTAACAAAAAACCTTTCTGCTGTCCTTCAACCCATATGTTATCCCCACTTTCCAGATATGTAAACTAAGTCCTAGACCCACACAAGGTCATGTGACCTGGAACAAATGCCCCATCCTTTTCCCATCTGGATCAGATTACCTCGCCGCCGCCGGCGGGCTAGCAGCTGAAGGGAGTGGGTTCTGATCCCCTCACAGAGGCTGGCCGGGGCGGCCTGAGTGCACTGTCACCTCTCAGGGTCACCAGCCACTGCTGACTGAGGGAGGCTGCTTGTTCAGCTCGCCAGCACGCGACTCCTGGCTTGCCTGCGTACTGTAACACCGTCTGGTGTGCTCTTTTGGGGGAAGACTACACCCAGAGAAAGGAGTGACTTACAGCCGTCGGCGGCCAAAGCTCGAGTCGAAACTTCAACCCTTCAGTGCTCTCTACTCCTCACACCTGCCGCCACTGCGGGACGAAAAGGGGAGAGGAATTGGGTTGAGCATTCTCAGCTGGGGGGTACTTAGCCCAGGCAATTAAACCCACCAATCGCGTCCTTTGGAACACAGCGAGCCTTCTGAATTCAAGGTCCCGGGGGTCGACACCTGCCCTCAACATGCTTGTTCCAAACAATGAGATCGCGTGTGCATTTccaaaaaagcaaaccaaaccaaaccaaaaggaaaaaaatcaaagaaaccgTGAACACGCCAGTGTCTGGAAGTGATGGGGTTAACCCGGGAGAGCTTCGCGGAGGAGGTGAGGCTTAAAACGGATTAGGCAAAACCGGCAGGGCAGCGGGCTGGCTGTTCCGGCGGGGGAGAGTGCGGCTAGGCTGGCGCCAGGTTTGCGGGGTGGCATGCGCGAAGGGATGGTAGTGAGTGCAGAAAAGGGTCTGCATGCCTTTGGTGCGGGCCTCCGCCCACGCGCGCCCGAGGCCACTGTCGGACTCTCCTCTGCACCCGTGCCTGAGCCAAAGGGGGCTCTCGCCTCCCAATCTCCCCTACAGTCTTGGGGGCCTCAGCTCTTGTCTCAGGACAAACCGAGGGGAAGCCCCGGGCCAAGGTCACCTTGCTGGCCCACGTCAGAGCCAGAGTGGACATCACGTCCCTGTTCAGCTAAGCCAGCGCCCGGGCTCATCATACCCAGCGCCGTCGGTTTTCTAAACTCTCTGCCTGCCCTGGGGTTCCCCTGGTTCCAATTGCGCTGGTGctggggggccggggggggggggacggcgGGCAAAGAGCCATCCTGCACTCCAGAGACCGGAGTCGCCCCCAGTGGCCAGGGCGAGCTCCAGAATGGGGAACCGGCTCCTAGGCACGCCTAGGCCGATGACGACAACAGGGGACGTGACAACAATGGCTTCCTCTGGGATTCCCTTCCTGGGCAGCCCGCAGCGCCGCGGAGCATCCCCGACTGCCCAGGAGGGGGCGCGGATATTGGCACGTGCCCGACCCGCCACCGGGTGGGAAGCCGGCAGGCCTGGAAGTGAAAGGAACGTCGGAGGGGATGGATGAcagcctctctgtgtgtctggctgCCGAACGCGCCGCCCGCAGAAGCCCGGAGTGCCGGCAGTGGGAAGACCAAAAGTTGCCTCCGCTTGGGAACCTACGTAAGGAAAGGAGGGCACTAAAACCCCTGTTTATGCCTGCTTCTCCGGGAGTCACCAAGAGGCCCTACCGCAATTTGGCAAAGGGTCCTTATGAACGACAGCCCTGGGGGGATCGTGCTGCacctggagaggatgtgggaagGCCAGTCTTAAGCTGGTGTCCCCTTACAGAACTGTCACGTTTACACAACACCTCCTACCGCCATCCACGACCACCCTTGCTAGGGATTGGTGTTGAAGGAGATAGACAAGGTTCCCTCCTAGTGATTTCTAGAGT from Peromyscus leucopus breed LL Stock chromosome 22, UCI_PerLeu_2.1, whole genome shotgun sequence includes:
- the Slc30a3 gene encoding zinc transporter 3 isoform X4 codes for the protein MARHHCHKNAQAQSGLSPERLRARRQLYAACAVCLIFMAGEVVGGYLAHSLAIMTDAAHLLADVGSMVASLFSLWLSSRPATRTMTFGWHRSETLGALASVISLWMVTGVLLYLAFNRLLHSDYHIEAGAMLLTASIAVCANMLMAFVLHQTGPSHSHGSRGRGYAPLEEGQGYPLSLGNTSVRAAFVHVLGDLLQSLGVLVASILIYFKPQYKAADPISTFLFSICALGSTAPTLRDVLRILMEGAPPSMGFEPVRDTLLSVPGVRATHDLHLWALTLTYHVVSAHLAIDSTADPEAVLAEASSRLYSRFGFSSCTLQVEQYQPEMARCSLCREPTQA
- the Slc30a3 gene encoding zinc transporter 3 isoform X1: MEPSPATGGSETTRLVGAGERSSAGGGGLRLKSLFTEPSEPLPEEPKLEGMARHHCHKNAQAQSGLSPERLRARRQLYAACAVCLIFMAGEVVGGYLAHSLAIMTDAAHLLADVGSMVASLFSLWLSSRPATRTMTFGWHRSETLGALASVISLWMVTGVLLYLAFNRLLHSDYHIEAGAMLLTASIAVCANMLMAFVLHQTGPSHNHGSRGRGMAFVLHQTGPSHSHGSRGRGYAPLEEGQGYPLSLGNTSVRAAFVHVLGDLLQSLGVLVASILIYFKPQYKAADPISTFLFSICALGSTAPTLRDVLRILMEGAPPSMGFEPVRDTLLSVPGVRATHDLHLWALTLTYHVVSAHLAIDSTADPEAVLAEASSRLYSRFGFSSCTLQVEQYQPEMARCSLCREPTQA
- the Slc30a3 gene encoding zinc transporter 3 isoform X3 — translated: MARHHCHKNAQAQSGLSPERLRARRQLYAACAVCLIFMAGEVVGGYLAHSLAIMTDAAHLLADVGSMVASLFSLWLSSRPATRTMTFGWHRSETLGALASVISLWMVTGVLLYLAFNRLLHSDYHIEAGAMLLTASIAVCANMLMAFVLHQTGPSHNHGSRGRGMAFVLHQTGPSHSHGSRGRGYAPLEEGQGYPLSLGNTSVRAAFVHVLGDLLQSLGVLVASILIYFKPQYKAADPISTFLFSICALGSTAPTLRDVLRILMEGAPPSMGFEPVRDTLLSVPGVRATHDLHLWALTLTYHVVSAHLAIDSTADPEAVLAEASSRLYSRFGFSSCTLQVEQYQPEMARCSLCREPTQA
- the Slc30a3 gene encoding zinc transporter 3 isoform X2, with translation MEPSPATGGSETTRLVGAGERSSAGGGGLRLKSLFTEPSEPLPEEPKLEGMARHHCHKNAQAQSGLSPERLRARRQLYAACAVCLIFMAGEVVGGYLAHSLAIMTDAAHLLADVGSMVASLFSLWLSSRPATRTMTFGWHRSETLGALASVISLWMVTGVLLYLAFNRLLHSDYHIEAGAMLLTASIAVCANMLMAFVLHQTGPSHSHGSRGRGYAPLEEGQGYPLSLGNTSVRAAFVHVLGDLLQSLGVLVASILIYFKPQYKAADPISTFLFSICALGSTAPTLRDVLRILMEGAPPSMGFEPVRDTLLSVPGVRATHDLHLWALTLTYHVVSAHLAIDSTADPEAVLAEASSRLYSRFGFSSCTLQVEQYQPEMARCSLCREPTQA